One segment of Thermococcus profundus DNA contains the following:
- a CDS encoding 30S ribosomal protein S14 gives MAKADYNKRKPRKFGKGARRCMRCGQYGPVIRIHGLMLCRHCFREIAPKLGFKKYE, from the coding sequence ATGGCGAAGGCTGACTACAACAAGAGGAAGCCCAGGAAGTTTGGGAAGGGCGCGAGGAGATGCATGCGTTGCGGCCAGTACGGCCCGGTTATCAGGATCCACGGCCTTATGCTCTGCAGGCACTGCTTTAGAGAGATAGCCCCCAAGCTGGGCTTTAAGAAGTACGAGTGA
- a CDS encoding 30S ribosomal protein S8 yields the protein MTLLDPLANALSHMTNSERVGKKEVYLKPASKLIGEVLRVMQENGYIGEFEFIDDGRAGIYRVQLIGKINKAGAIKPRFPVKAREYEKWEKRFLPAFEFGILIVSTSQGVMTHKEAIEKGIGGRLIAYVY from the coding sequence ATGACTTTGCTTGATCCGCTGGCAAACGCGCTTTCACACATGACCAACAGCGAGAGGGTTGGAAAGAAGGAGGTCTACCTCAAGCCCGCCTCCAAACTCATCGGAGAGGTTCTCAGGGTTATGCAGGAGAACGGCTACATAGGTGAGTTCGAGTTCATAGACGACGGAAGGGCCGGTATCTACCGCGTTCAGCTCATAGGCAAGATCAACAAGGCTGGAGCGATTAAGCCGCGCTTCCCGGTGAAGGCCAGAGAGTACGAGAAGTGGGAGAAGAGGTTCCTTCCGGCCTTCGAGTTTGGAATACTCATAGTCTCCACATCCCAAGGTGTTATGACCCACAAGGAAGCCATCGAGAAGGGAATCGGCGGCAGACTGATAGCCTACGTCTACTGA
- a CDS encoding 50S ribosomal protein L6, whose protein sequence is MPIDAWVREEVEIPEGVEVTVEGNTVRVKGPKGEVEREFSYPGVQIFTEDGKVVVYKEFPRRKDIAIARTFRAHIANMIRGVTEGFTYKLKVVYSHFPVTVKVQGDEVVIENFLGEKNPRRAKILPGVTVKVMGQEVLVEGIDKEAVGQTAANIEQATRITKWDRRVFQDGIYIVEKAGKPIRF, encoded by the coding sequence ATGCCGATAGACGCGTGGGTAAGGGAAGAGGTTGAGATTCCTGAGGGAGTCGAGGTTACCGTTGAGGGCAACACCGTCAGGGTCAAGGGCCCAAAGGGTGAGGTTGAGAGGGAGTTCAGCTATCCCGGTGTTCAGATATTCACCGAGGACGGTAAGGTCGTCGTCTACAAGGAGTTCCCGAGAAGGAAGGACATAGCCATAGCCAGGACGTTCAGGGCCCACATAGCCAACATGATCCGCGGTGTTACCGAGGGCTTCACCTACAAGCTCAAGGTCGTCTACAGCCACTTCCCAGTTACTGTCAAAGTCCAGGGAGACGAGGTGGTCATAGAGAACTTCCTCGGTGAGAAGAACCCGAGGAGGGCCAAGATCCTTCCGGGCGTTACCGTCAAGGTCATGGGACAGGAAGTCCTCGTCGAGGGCATCGACAAGGAAGCTGTCGGCCAGACCGCTGCCAACATCGAGCAGGCGACCAGAATAACCAAGTGGGACAGGCGTGTCTTCCAGGATGGAATCTACATCGTTGAGAAGGCTGGTAAGCCGATAAGGTTCTGA
- a CDS encoding 50S ribosomal protein L32e codes for MNEKARLLRIRARIKRKKPRFLRQEWWRYPKFKNNPKWRRPKGIDSKMRLKKKGKPRSPSIGWSSPRAVRGLHPSGYEEVLVHNVKELEAIDPTRQAARIAGTVGARKREMIVARAKELGVKVLNP; via the coding sequence ATGAACGAGAAGGCGAGACTCCTTAGGATAAGGGCTAGGATCAAGAGGAAGAAGCCCCGCTTCCTCCGCCAGGAGTGGTGGAGGTATCCCAAGTTCAAGAACAACCCGAAGTGGAGAAGACCCAAGGGAATCGACAGCAAGATGAGACTCAAGAAGAAGGGCAAGCCGCGCTCACCGAGCATAGGCTGGAGCTCACCAAGGGCCGTTAGGGGTCTTCACCCCAGCGGCTACGAGGAAGTCCTAGTCCACAACGTCAAGGAGCTAGAAGCTATCGACCCGACCAGGCAGGCAGCTAGAATAGCGGGAACCGTAGGGGCGAGGAAGAGAGAGATGATAGTCGCTAGGGCCAAGGAGCTCGGCGTGAAGGTACTCAACCCGTGA
- a CDS encoding 50S ribosomal protein L19e, with protein MLKMQRRIAAELLKCGENRVWIDPEKIDDVASAITREDIKRLIHDGVIKKKPVKGQSRARARAYQEARKKGRHRGPGSRKGKKTARMGKKERWMMTIRALRKELRKLKAEGKLDEHTYRRLYIRAKGGQFKNKRQLYLFMQEHGILKE; from the coding sequence ATGCTCAAGATGCAGAGAAGGATTGCCGCTGAACTGCTCAAATGTGGTGAGAACCGGGTCTGGATCGACCCGGAGAAGATCGACGATGTGGCCTCCGCGATAACGCGTGAGGACATCAAGAGGCTCATCCACGACGGCGTCATAAAGAAGAAGCCCGTCAAGGGCCAGAGCAGGGCCAGGGCGAGGGCCTACCAGGAGGCCAGAAAGAAGGGCCGCCACAGGGGCCCGGGAAGCAGGAAGGGCAAGAAGACCGCCAGGATGGGCAAGAAGGAGCGCTGGATGATGACCATAAGGGCCCTGAGGAAAGAACTTAGAAAGCTCAAGGCCGAGGGCAAGCTCGACGAGCACACCTACAGGAGGCTCTACATCAGGGCCAAGGGCGGCCAGTTCAAGAACAAGAGGCAGCTCTACC